One part of the Streptomyces sp. AM 2-1-1 genome encodes these proteins:
- a CDS encoding P-II family nitrogen regulator has translation MKLITAVVKPHRLDEIKEALQAFGVHGLTVTEASGYGRQRGHTEVYRGAEYTVDLVPKIRIEVLVEDEDSEQLIDVVVKAARTGKIGDGKVWSVPVDTAVRVRTGERGPDAL, from the coding sequence ATGAAGCTCATCACGGCGGTCGTGAAGCCCCACCGGCTGGACGAGATCAAGGAAGCCCTCCAGGCCTTCGGCGTCCACGGGCTCACGGTGACCGAGGCCAGCGGCTACGGACGCCAGCGCGGCCACACCGAGGTCTACCGCGGTGCCGAGTACACCGTCGACCTCGTACCCAAGATCCGCATCGAGGTCCTGGTCGAGGACGAGGACTCCGAACAGCTCATCGACGTCGTCGTGAAGGCGGCCCGCACCGGCAAGATCGGTGACGGCAAGGTCTGGAGCGTGCCGGTCGACACGGCGGTCCGCGTACGGACCGGCGAACGCGGCCCGGACGCCCTCTGA
- the ftsH gene encoding ATP-dependent zinc metalloprotease FtsH — protein MTTPVPPRERPDQPWRSEGAPPPQRRRMPGGWRRLLLTALIVYLIANLVLSFFNGDDEPTVSYTEFTKQVSAGNVSKIYSKGDAIQGELKKKAKVPGEDTEYTKFTTQRPAFADDDLWDELVEDDVTVTAEPVVQQRSFLANLLISLAPMLLLILLWVLVARRMSRGAGGAMGGFGRKAPPRPVALESGTRTTFADVAGIDEVEGELADVVDFLKNPDAYRKMGARMPGGVLLAGPPGTGKTLLARAVAGEAGVPFFSASASEFIEMIVGVGAGRVRELFAEARKVAPAIVFIDEIDTIGRVRGAGAGMGGHDEREQTLNQILTEMDGFSGSEGVVVLAATNRADVLDPALTRPGRFDRIVQVSPPDRGGREAILKIHTRRIPLADDVDLSRVARSTPGMTGAELANLANEAALLAVKRKGSEVEQTDLSRALEKVQLGAERPLVMPEEERRRTAYHESGHALLGMVQPGADPVRKVTIVPRGRALGVTLSTPDADKYAYTEEYLRGRIIGALGGMAAEHVVYDVITTGAESDLEQVTSLARGMVGRWGMSQRVGRLTAIPADAQQAYGLSAAPGTLDAIDEEMRRIVDECYEDACRLLRENRDRLDSLAEALLAEETLEEAEAYRAAGITRLEKPPSV, from the coding sequence GTGACCACCCCCGTACCTCCCCGCGAGCGCCCCGACCAGCCCTGGCGCTCCGAAGGGGCGCCCCCGCCGCAGCGGCGCAGGATGCCCGGCGGCTGGCGCCGGCTGCTGCTCACCGCCCTGATCGTCTACCTCATCGCCAATCTGGTCCTCTCCTTCTTCAACGGCGACGACGAACCGACCGTCTCCTACACCGAGTTCACCAAGCAGGTGAGCGCGGGCAACGTCTCCAAGATCTACTCCAAGGGGGACGCCATCCAGGGCGAGCTGAAGAAGAAGGCGAAGGTCCCCGGAGAGGACACCGAGTACACCAAGTTCACCACCCAGCGGCCGGCCTTCGCCGACGACGACCTCTGGGACGAACTGGTCGAGGACGACGTCACGGTCACCGCCGAGCCGGTCGTCCAGCAACGGAGCTTCCTCGCCAACCTCCTGATCTCGCTGGCGCCGATGCTGCTCCTCATCCTGCTCTGGGTGCTCGTCGCCCGGCGGATGTCGCGCGGGGCGGGCGGCGCGATGGGCGGCTTCGGACGGAAGGCGCCGCCCAGACCGGTCGCGCTGGAGAGCGGCACCCGCACCACCTTCGCCGACGTCGCGGGCATCGACGAGGTGGAGGGCGAGCTCGCCGACGTCGTCGACTTCCTGAAGAACCCGGACGCCTACCGGAAGATGGGCGCCCGCATGCCGGGCGGGGTCCTGCTCGCCGGGCCGCCCGGCACCGGCAAGACGCTGCTGGCGCGCGCGGTCGCGGGTGAGGCCGGGGTGCCGTTCTTCTCCGCCTCCGCCTCCGAGTTCATCGAGATGATCGTGGGCGTCGGCGCGGGGCGGGTGCGCGAACTCTTCGCGGAGGCACGCAAGGTCGCCCCCGCCATCGTCTTCATCGACGAGATCGACACCATCGGCCGGGTCCGGGGCGCCGGCGCCGGCATGGGCGGCCACGACGAGCGCGAGCAGACGCTCAACCAGATCCTCACCGAGATGGACGGCTTCTCCGGCTCGGAGGGCGTGGTCGTCCTGGCCGCGACCAACCGGGCCGACGTCCTCGACCCCGCTCTCACCCGGCCCGGCAGGTTCGACCGCATCGTGCAGGTGAGCCCGCCGGACCGGGGCGGCCGCGAGGCCATCCTGAAGATTCACACCCGGCGCATCCCGCTCGCCGACGACGTGGACCTCTCCCGGGTGGCCCGCTCCACCCCGGGCATGACCGGAGCCGAACTCGCCAACCTCGCCAACGAGGCGGCGCTGCTCGCCGTCAAGCGCAAGGGGTCCGAGGTGGAGCAGACGGACCTCTCCCGGGCCCTGGAGAAGGTCCAGCTGGGCGCCGAACGACCGCTGGTCATGCCGGAGGAGGAGCGCCGCAGGACCGCCTACCACGAGAGCGGCCACGCCCTGCTCGGGATGGTCCAGCCGGGCGCCGACCCGGTGCGCAAGGTCACCATCGTGCCGCGCGGCCGCGCCCTGGGCGTGACACTCTCCACCCCCGACGCCGACAAGTACGCCTACACCGAGGAGTACCTGCGCGGACGGATCATCGGCGCGCTCGGCGGCATGGCCGCCGAACACGTGGTCTACGACGTGATCACCACGGGCGCCGAAAGCGATCTGGAGCAGGTCACCAGCCTGGCGCGCGGCATGGTCGGGCGGTGGGGGATGAGTCAGCGGGTGGGCCGTCTCACGGCCATCCCGGCCGACGCCCAGCAGGCGTACGGCCTGTCGGCGGCGCCCGGCACGCTCGACGCGATCGACGAGGAGATGCGGCGCATCGTCGACGAGTGCTACGAGGACGCCTGCCGGCTGCTGCGGGAGAACCGCGACCGCCTCGACTCGCTCGCCGAGGCGCTGCTCGCCGAGGAGACGCTGGAGGAGGCCGAGGCGTACCGCGCGGCGGGCATCACCCGGCTGGAGAAGCCGCCTTCCGTGTGA
- a CDS encoding [protein-PII] uridylyltransferase — MTSTEVTTETEDSGPSGYAAARLRLLQQETRSGPPRRAALAGLTDDWLNGLFTAAAEHAGVRGAALVAVGGYGRGELSPRSDLDLLLLHDGSADAAAVSALADRIWYPVWDLGLALDHSVRTPAEARKAAGDDLKVHLGLLDARAVAGDVGLVAALRTHVLADWRNQAAKRLPALHDLCQERAERMGELQFLLEPDLKEARGGLRDATALRAVAASWVADAPREGLAEARRTLLDTRDALHLATGRATDRLALQEQDQVAEALGLLDADALLRQVYEAARTVSYATDVTWREVNRVLRARSTRPRLRAMLGGAKPAPERTPLADGVVEADGEVVLARSARPERDPVLTLRAAAAAAESGLPLSRHLVRHLAGAAAPLSVPWPPEAREELVTLLGAGEATIAVWEALEAEGIVTRLLPDWERVHCRPQRNAVHTWTVDRHLVETAVRAASLTRRVGRPDLLLVAALLHDIGKGWPGDHSVAGEVIARDMATRIGFDKADVAVVATLVRHHLLLIETATRRDLDDPDTVASVAGTVGSLSTLELLHALTEADALATGPAAWSTWRASLVDDLVGRVAAVLAGEAPLDPGPAVPDAEQERLAVEALCTGEPVLALHTQPEPPSESGDPGPVGVELLIALPDRPGVLPAVAGVLALHRLTVRAADLRAVEPPTEVGESADLLLLSWRVAAEYGSLPQASRLRADLLRVLDGTLDIQARLAERESAYPRRRGIKAPPPRVTVASAASRQATVIEVRAQDAPGLLHRIGRALEESAVRVRSAHVSTLGANAVDTVYVTRPDGTLLSDEEAATVAKSLEAALR, encoded by the coding sequence GTGACGAGTACCGAAGTGACCACCGAAACCGAAGACTCGGGACCCAGCGGCTATGCGGCGGCCCGGCTGCGTCTCCTCCAGCAGGAGACGCGGTCCGGGCCGCCGCGCCGTGCGGCCCTCGCCGGTCTCACCGACGACTGGCTGAACGGCCTCTTCACCGCCGCCGCCGAACACGCGGGAGTGCGCGGCGCCGCCCTCGTCGCCGTCGGCGGGTACGGCCGCGGCGAGCTCTCCCCGCGCAGCGACCTCGACCTGCTCCTGCTGCACGACGGTTCGGCCGACGCCGCGGCCGTCTCCGCGCTGGCCGACCGCATCTGGTACCCCGTCTGGGACCTCGGCCTCGCGCTCGACCACTCCGTACGCACCCCGGCGGAGGCCCGCAAGGCCGCCGGCGACGACCTCAAGGTCCACCTCGGCCTGCTGGACGCCCGCGCGGTCGCCGGTGACGTGGGACTCGTCGCCGCGCTGCGCACCCACGTCCTCGCCGACTGGCGCAACCAGGCCGCCAAGCGGCTGCCCGCCCTCCACGACCTGTGCCAGGAGCGCGCCGAACGCATGGGCGAGCTCCAGTTCCTCCTCGAACCCGACCTCAAGGAAGCCCGCGGCGGCCTCCGCGACGCCACCGCGCTGCGGGCCGTCGCCGCCTCCTGGGTCGCCGACGCCCCCCGCGAAGGACTCGCCGAGGCGCGCCGCACCCTGCTGGACACCCGCGACGCCCTGCACCTCGCGACCGGCCGGGCCACCGACCGGCTCGCCCTCCAGGAACAGGACCAGGTCGCCGAGGCGCTCGGACTCCTCGACGCCGACGCCCTGCTGCGCCAGGTCTACGAGGCCGCCCGCACCGTCTCGTACGCCACCGACGTCACCTGGCGGGAGGTCAACCGCGTCCTGCGCGCCCGCTCCACGCGCCCCCGGCTCCGCGCCATGCTCGGCGGCGCGAAGCCCGCCCCGGAACGCACCCCGCTCGCCGACGGCGTGGTCGAGGCGGACGGCGAGGTCGTCCTCGCCCGTTCCGCCCGCCCCGAGCGCGACCCCGTGCTGACCCTGCGTGCGGCGGCGGCCGCCGCCGAGTCCGGGCTCCCGCTCTCCCGTCACCTGGTGCGCCACCTCGCCGGAGCGGCGGCCCCCCTCTCCGTGCCCTGGCCCCCCGAGGCGCGCGAGGAACTGGTCACCCTGCTCGGCGCCGGGGAGGCGACCATCGCGGTCTGGGAGGCCCTGGAAGCCGAGGGCATCGTCACCCGGCTGCTGCCCGACTGGGAGCGGGTCCACTGCCGCCCGCAGCGCAACGCCGTCCACACCTGGACCGTGGACCGCCATCTCGTCGAGACGGCCGTCCGCGCCGCCTCCCTCACCCGCCGGGTCGGCCGCCCCGACCTGCTGCTGGTCGCCGCCCTGCTGCACGACATCGGCAAGGGCTGGCCCGGGGACCACTCCGTCGCGGGGGAGGTCATCGCCCGCGACATGGCCACCCGCATCGGGTTCGACAAGGCCGATGTCGCCGTCGTCGCCACCCTCGTGCGCCACCACCTGCTGCTGATCGAGACCGCGACCCGGCGCGACCTCGACGACCCGGACACCGTCGCCTCGGTCGCCGGGACGGTCGGCTCCCTCTCCACCCTGGAACTGCTCCACGCGCTCACCGAGGCCGACGCGTTGGCCACCGGGCCCGCCGCCTGGAGCACGTGGCGCGCCTCCCTCGTCGACGACCTCGTCGGGCGGGTGGCCGCCGTGCTGGCCGGGGAGGCACCCCTCGACCCCGGCCCCGCGGTGCCCGACGCCGAACAGGAGCGCCTCGCCGTCGAGGCGCTGTGCACCGGGGAACCCGTCCTCGCCCTGCACACCCAGCCCGAACCGCCCTCCGAGTCGGGCGACCCGGGACCGGTGGGCGTCGAACTCCTCATCGCGCTGCCGGACCGCCCCGGGGTGCTGCCCGCCGTCGCCGGGGTGCTCGCCCTGCACCGCCTCACCGTCCGCGCCGCCGACCTGCGGGCCGTCGAGCCCCCCACCGAGGTGGGCGAATCCGCCGACCTGCTGCTGCTCAGCTGGCGGGTGGCCGCCGAGTACGGTTCGCTGCCGCAGGCGTCGCGCCTGCGCGCCGACCTGCTGCGGGTGCTCGACGGCACGCTCGACATCCAGGCCCGCCTCGCCGAACGGGAGTCCGCCTACCCCAGGCGGCGCGGCATCAAGGCCCCGCCGCCCCGGGTCACCGTCGCATCCGCCGCCTCACGGCAGGCCACGGTCATCGAGGTCCGCGCCCAGGACGCCCCCGGACTGCTGCACCGGATCGGCCGGGCACTGGAGGAGAGCGCGGTCCGCGTGCGCTCGGCCCACGTCTCGACCCTCGGCGCCAACGCGGTGGACACCGTCTACGTCACCCGCCCCGACGGGACACTCCTCTCCGACGAGGAGGCCGCCACCGTGGCGAAGTCGCTGGAAGCCGCCCTGCGCTGA
- a CDS encoding RNA-binding protein — protein MLEEALEHLVKGIVENPDDVQVASRDLRRGRVLEVRVHPDDLGKVIGRNGRTARALRTVVGAIGGRGIRVDLVDVDQVR, from the coding sequence ATGCTCGAGGAGGCTCTCGAGCACCTCGTGAAAGGCATCGTCGAGAACCCCGACGATGTGCAGGTCGCCTCGCGCGACCTGCGTCGCGGCCGCGTGCTGGAGGTCCGGGTACACCCCGACGACCTCGGCAAGGTGATCGGCCGCAACGGCCGCACCGCGCGTGCTCTGCGCACCGTCGTGGGCGCCATCGGCGGCCGTGGCATCCGCGTCGACCTCGTCGACGTGGACCAGGTGCGCTGA
- a CDS encoding ammonium transporter encodes MPPGITTLAADTPQLSAANTGFMLICSALVMLMTPALAFFYGGMVRVKSSLNMLMMSFISLGIVTILWVLYGFSLAFGTDSGSIIGWSSDYVGLSGIGVNELWDGYTIPVYVFAVFQLMFAIITPALISGALADRVKFTAWALFITLWVTVVYFPVAHWVWGAGGWLFDLGVIDFAGGTAVHINAGAAALGVILVIGKRVGFKRDPMRPHSLPLVMLGAGLLWFGWFGFNAGSWLGNDDGVGAVMFVNTQVATAAAMLAWLGYEKLRHGSFTTLGAASGAVAGLVAITPSGGAVSPLGAIAIGLIAGVLCAMAVGLKYRFGYDDSLDVVGVHLVGGVAGSLLIGFFATGGVQSDAKGLFYGGGLDQLGKQAVGVFSVLAYSLVVSAILAFLVDKTIGMRVTEDDEISGIDQVEHAETAYDFSGAGGGAASRTAAPVLDTPAAPNKKVDA; translated from the coding sequence AACACCGGGTTCATGCTCATCTGCTCGGCCCTGGTGATGCTCATGACCCCGGCCCTGGCCTTCTTCTACGGAGGCATGGTCCGGGTCAAGAGCAGCCTCAACATGCTGATGATGAGCTTCATCAGCCTCGGGATCGTGACGATCCTTTGGGTGCTCTACGGATTCAGCCTCGCCTTCGGCACCGACTCCGGCTCGATCATCGGCTGGTCCTCGGACTATGTCGGCCTCAGCGGCATCGGTGTGAACGAGCTCTGGGACGGCTACACCATCCCGGTGTACGTCTTCGCCGTCTTCCAGCTGATGTTCGCCATCATCACCCCCGCGCTGATCAGCGGAGCCCTCGCCGACCGCGTGAAGTTCACCGCCTGGGCGCTCTTCATCACCCTCTGGGTGACCGTGGTCTACTTCCCCGTCGCGCACTGGGTGTGGGGAGCCGGCGGCTGGCTCTTCGACCTGGGAGTCATCGACTTCGCCGGTGGTACGGCCGTCCACATCAACGCGGGTGCCGCGGCCCTGGGCGTGATCCTCGTGATCGGCAAGCGGGTCGGCTTCAAGCGCGACCCGATGCGGCCGCACAGCCTGCCGCTCGTCATGCTCGGTGCCGGTCTCCTGTGGTTCGGCTGGTTCGGCTTCAACGCCGGCTCGTGGCTGGGCAACGACGACGGCGTGGGCGCCGTGATGTTCGTCAACACGCAGGTCGCCACCGCCGCCGCGATGCTCGCCTGGCTCGGTTACGAGAAGCTGCGCCACGGCTCCTTCACCACCCTCGGTGCCGCCTCCGGCGCCGTCGCCGGTCTCGTCGCCATCACCCCGTCGGGCGGCGCCGTCAGCCCGCTCGGCGCCATCGCCATCGGTCTCATCGCCGGTGTCCTGTGCGCCATGGCGGTCGGCCTGAAGTACAGGTTCGGCTACGACGACTCGCTCGACGTCGTCGGCGTCCACCTCGTCGGCGGTGTCGCCGGCTCCCTGCTCATCGGCTTCTTCGCCACCGGCGGTGTCCAGTCCGACGCCAAGGGCCTCTTCTACGGGGGCGGACTCGACCAGCTCGGCAAGCAGGCCGTCGGTGTCTTCTCCGTCCTGGCCTACTCTCTGGTGGTGTCCGCGATCCTCGCCTTCCTCGTCGACAAGACGATCGGTATGCGGGTCACCGAGGACGACGAGATCTCCGGGATCGACCAGGTCGAGCACGCCGAGACCGCGTACGACTTCAGCGGAGCCGGCGGCGGCGCGGCCTCCCGCACCGCGGCACCGGTCCTGGACACCCCGGCAGCTCCGAACAAGAAGGTGGACGCATGA
- the ffh gene encoding signal recognition particle protein codes for MFDTLSDRLAATFKNLRGKGRLSEADIDATAREIRIALLEADVALPVVRAFIANVKERARGAEVSGALNPAQQVVKIVNEELVSILGGETRRLRFAKNPPTVIMLAGLQGAGKTTLAGKLGLWLKGQGHSPLLVACDLQRPNAVNQLSVVGQRAGVAVYAPEPGNGVGDPVKVAKDSIEFAKAKVHDIVIVDTAGRLGIDQELMRQAADIRDAVDPDEILFVVDAMIGQDAVNTAEAFRDGVGFDGVVLSKLDGDARGGAALSIAHVTGKQIMFASNGEKLDEFDAFHPDRMASRILDMGDLLTLIEQAEKTFSQEEAAKMASKLASSKGKDFTLDDFLAQMEQVRKMGSISKLLGMLPGMGQIKDQIANIDERDVDRTAAIIKSMTPKERAEPTIINGSRRARIAKGSGVEVSAVKNLVERFFEARKMMSRMAQGGGMPGMPGMPGMGGGAGRQKKQIKQAKGKRKSGNPMKRKAEEQAAADRREQAAAQGNAFGVPGQEAQGKDFELPDEFKKFMG; via the coding sequence GTGTTCGATACTCTCTCCGACCGCCTTGCCGCGACTTTCAAGAACCTCCGGGGCAAGGGCCGCTTGTCCGAGGCGGACATCGACGCCACGGCTCGCGAGATCCGTATCGCCCTGCTCGAGGCGGACGTCGCGCTGCCGGTGGTCCGTGCCTTCATCGCCAACGTCAAGGAGCGGGCGCGCGGCGCCGAGGTCTCCGGTGCGCTGAACCCGGCCCAGCAGGTCGTCAAGATCGTCAACGAGGAGCTCGTCTCCATCCTCGGCGGGGAGACCCGGCGGCTGCGGTTCGCGAAGAATCCGCCCACCGTGATCATGCTCGCGGGCCTCCAGGGCGCCGGTAAGACGACCCTCGCCGGAAAGCTCGGCCTCTGGCTCAAGGGACAGGGGCACTCCCCCCTCCTCGTCGCCTGCGACCTCCAGCGCCCCAACGCCGTCAACCAGCTGAGCGTCGTCGGCCAGCGCGCGGGCGTCGCCGTGTACGCGCCGGAGCCGGGCAACGGCGTCGGTGACCCGGTGAAGGTCGCGAAGGACTCCATCGAGTTCGCCAAGGCCAAGGTCCACGACATCGTCATCGTCGACACCGCGGGCCGCCTCGGCATCGACCAGGAGCTGATGCGCCAGGCCGCGGACATCCGCGACGCCGTCGACCCGGACGAGATCCTCTTCGTCGTCGACGCGATGATCGGTCAGGACGCCGTCAACACCGCGGAGGCCTTCCGCGACGGCGTCGGCTTCGACGGCGTGGTGCTCTCCAAGCTCGACGGTGACGCCCGCGGTGGTGCTGCCCTGTCGATCGCCCACGTCACGGGCAAGCAGATCATGTTCGCGTCCAACGGCGAGAAGCTCGACGAGTTCGACGCCTTCCACCCGGACCGCATGGCCTCCCGCATCCTCGACATGGGTGACCTGCTCACCCTCATCGAGCAGGCGGAGAAGACGTTCAGCCAGGAAGAGGCCGCCAAAATGGCCTCCAAGCTGGCGTCGAGCAAGGGCAAGGACTTCACGCTCGACGACTTCCTGGCGCAGATGGAGCAGGTCCGCAAGATGGGCTCCATCTCCAAACTGCTCGGCATGCTGCCCGGCATGGGGCAGATCAAGGACCAGATCGCCAACATCGACGAACGCGACGTGGACCGCACCGCCGCGATCATCAAGTCGATGACGCCCAAGGAGCGCGCCGAGCCGACGATCATCAACGGTTCGCGCCGGGCCCGTATCGCCAAGGGCTCGGGCGTCGAGGTCTCCGCGGTGAAGAACCTCGTGGAGCGCTTCTTCGAAGCCCGCAAGATGATGTCGCGGATGGCCCAGGGCGGCGGCATGCCGGGCATGCCGGGGATGCCGGGCATGGGCGGCGGTGCCGGCCGGCAGAAGAAGCAGATCAAGCAGGCCAAGGGGAAGCGCAAGAGCGGCAACCCGATGAAGCGCAAGGCCGAGGAGCAGGCCGCCGCGGACCGTCGCGAGCAGGCCGCCGCGCAGGGCAACGCCTTCGGCGTACCGGGCCAGGAGGCGCAGGGCAAGGACTTCGAGCTGCCGGACGAGTTCAAGAAGTTCATGGGCTGA
- the rpsP gene encoding 30S ribosomal protein S16: MAVKIKLKRLGKIRSPHYRIVVADSRTRRDGRAIEEIGLYHPVQNPSRIEVNAERAQYWLSVGAQPTEPVLAILKLTGDWQAHKGLPAPAPLLQPEPKADKRALFEALTSDGDEAKGEAITPKAKKSEKKADEAADAAESTEA; encoded by the coding sequence GTGGCAGTCAAGATCAAGCTGAAGCGTCTGGGCAAGATCCGTTCGCCTCACTACCGCATCGTCGTCGCCGACTCCCGTACCCGCCGTGACGGCCGGGCCATCGAGGAGATCGGCCTGTACCACCCGGTGCAGAACCCGTCCCGCATCGAGGTCAACGCGGAGCGCGCGCAGTACTGGCTGTCCGTCGGCGCCCAGCCGACCGAGCCCGTCCTCGCGATCCTCAAGCTGACCGGTGACTGGCAGGCCCACAAGGGCCTCCCGGCCCCCGCGCCGCTGCTGCAGCCGGAGCCCAAGGCTGACAAGCGCGCCCTGTTCGAGGCTCTGACCTCCGACGGCGACGAGGCCAAGGGTGAGGCCATCACCCCCAAGGCCAAGAAGTCCGAGAAGAAGGCTGACGAGGCGGCCGACGCCGCCGAGTCGACCGAGGCCTGA
- a CDS encoding methyltransferase domain-containing protein — protein MTPTLVRHHRYADTPAPVDTGTRARDWAEIQERMLSPLYEAVYERLDVGTGTRMLSLGCGSGLALLIAAARGARVTGVETDPDRLALARERLLPPGADGPAGRAGPYAAGPGVPPRLVDGDPSAAPADGAPYTLLTAFDPIGGTAGDSEALTPELRSAVPLAARGAAVVLTGWGPPERCATAAVLEVAERLADPSGGARRPARRDDLEEVAARAGLRPDGSGRVSCPFGYADLESAVRGLLSTGLFDAAVRATDRDQVAGEIAEALRPHRRSDGTVWMPNVFRYLVCLC, from the coding sequence ATGACACCAACGCTCGTCCGGCACCACAGGTACGCGGACACCCCCGCTCCGGTGGACACCGGTACCCGTGCCCGCGACTGGGCAGAGATCCAGGAGCGGATGCTGTCACCGCTGTACGAAGCGGTGTACGAACGACTCGACGTGGGCACCGGCACCCGCATGCTCTCCCTCGGCTGCGGTTCCGGGCTCGCCCTGCTGATCGCGGCGGCCCGCGGAGCGCGGGTCACCGGGGTGGAGACCGACCCCGACCGGCTCGCCCTGGCCCGGGAGCGGCTGCTGCCCCCGGGGGCGGACGGTCCCGCCGGACGGGCGGGGCCGTACGCCGCCGGCCCCGGCGTACCGCCCCGGCTGGTCGACGGTGACCCGTCGGCGGCGCCGGCGGACGGAGCGCCGTACACGCTGCTCACCGCGTTCGACCCGATCGGCGGCACGGCCGGCGACTCCGAGGCGCTGACCCCCGAGCTGCGGTCCGCCGTGCCGCTGGCGGCCCGGGGCGCGGCCGTGGTGCTGACCGGCTGGGGACCGCCCGAACGGTGTGCCACGGCGGCGGTGCTGGAGGTGGCGGAGCGGCTCGCCGATCCGTCCGGCGGCGCCCGGCGCCCGGCCAGGCGGGACGACCTGGAGGAGGTCGCCGCACGGGCGGGGCTCCGGCCGGACGGCTCCGGCCGGGTGTCCTGCCCGTTCGGCTACGCCGACCTGGAGAGCGCGGTCCGCGGGCTGCTCTCGACGGGGCTCTTCGACGCGGCGGTGCGGGCCACCGACCGCGACCAGGTCGCCGGGGAGATCGCGGAGGCGCTCCGTCCGCACCGGCGGTCCGACGGCACGGTCTGGATGCCGAACGTCTTCCGCTACCTGGTCTGCCTCTGCTGA